The genomic region CACCCGCGCAACCGGTAAAACCGGTGTTGTATTGGCAACCTCAGGTCCTGGCAATACCAACTGTATCACCGGTATAGCCAATGCTTATATGGACTCCATTCCTATGGTGATTCTTGCCGGCCAAGTACCGTCTAATCTGATTGGTGGCGATGCCTTTCAAGAAACGGATATCGTCGGTTGTTCACGCCCTATCGTCAAACACAGTTTTGCCTGTCGTGATGTAAACAGTTTGCCCAATGTGCTTGCTAAAGCATTCTATTTAGCCGAAACCGGTCGCCCAGGTCCGGTGGTGATTGAGTTGCCTAAAGATATTCTCAATCCCGATATTACCGTACCGTTTCACATGGACCGCGAGGTCAATATTCGCTCATATCATCCCACGGAAAAAGGTCATAGCAAACAAATCAAAAAGGCGGTGCGAACCATTGTCGATTCAAAACGCTTAGTTATTTACAGTGGCGGCGGTATTATCCTGTCCGATTGTGCCGATAAACTTACCGAACTAGTCGAGCGGTTAAACGCACCATGCACTAACACCTTGATGGGGTTAGGTGGCATCAGCGGCCTCCACCCGAACTTTATCGGTATGCTTGGCATGCACGGCTCGGTAGAAGCTAACAAAGCCATGGCTGGCGCCGATGTGATTTTAGCCATTGGCGCACGCTTTGATGATAGGGTTACCAACAAAGTCGAAAAGTTCTGCCCGAACGCCACCATCATTCACGTCGATATTGATCCAACATCGATATCCAAAACAGTCAACTCGCACATCCCCATTGTGGGTTATGCCGATGTGGTGATTGCGCAACTGTTAAAACAATTAGATGCGGTAGGCCATGTCCCGAATGCTGAAGACTACAGTGATTGGTGGCAGCAAATTAACCAATGGCGAGAGCTAAACAGTTTTAGTTATGAAAAGCATCCGGAAAAAATAAAGCCACAGCAAGTTATTGAAAGTATCTACAAACACACAAATGGTGATGCCTATGTCACCTCGGATGTGGGTCAACATCAAATGTTTGCGGCCCAATACTACCCGTTTAAAGAGCCCCGTAAGTGGATAAACTCCGGTGGCCTTGGCACCATGGGCTTTGGTTTTCCGGCGGCCATGGGCGTAAAAGTAGCCTTTCCTGAAGCGGATGTGGTGTGTGTGACCGGTGATGGTTCAATTCAAATGAACA from Thalassotalea sp. Sam97 harbors:
- a CDS encoding acetolactate synthase 3 large subunit — its product is MSNESLYSGAQLLTKSLAELNVEFIFGYPGGSVLDIYDAIFQQDKVSHILVRHEQAATHMADGYTRATGKTGVVLATSGPGNTNCITGIANAYMDSIPMVILAGQVPSNLIGGDAFQETDIVGCSRPIVKHSFACRDVNSLPNVLAKAFYLAETGRPGPVVIELPKDILNPDITVPFHMDREVNIRSYHPTEKGHSKQIKKAVRTIVDSKRLVIYSGGGIILSDCADKLTELVERLNAPCTNTLMGLGGISGLHPNFIGMLGMHGSVEANKAMAGADVILAIGARFDDRVTNKVEKFCPNATIIHVDIDPTSISKTVNSHIPIVGYADVVIAQLLKQLDAVGHVPNAEDYSDWWQQINQWRELNSFSYEKHPEKIKPQQVIESIYKHTNGDAYVTSDVGQHQMFAAQYYPFKEPRKWINSGGLGTMGFGFPAAMGVKVAFPEADVVCVTGDGSIQMNIQELATCLQYQLPVVIVSLNNRSLGMVRQWQDMIYGGRHSHSYMESLPDFVKLAEAYGHVGIQVNHPDELDEAIASAMAIKNRLVFVDVLVDETEHVYPMQVRFGAVDDMWLRKGEKV